The following are from one region of the Lacinutrix sp. Bg11-31 genome:
- a CDS encoding T9SS type A sorting domain-containing protein, producing MKNKLLLLFTLISTLSYAQTYTYDWSSVSFNGSISVSQNVAGVQAECTNSSNTVEVLNGGGYAGSNGNIITSTGNVNSMTVTFSDPINVQSIFAFDGNGVAGNWTFWPAGGTNSNVTQSIAASVGSTINVGWTNVTSFTITKSNGVARFSIDDIVFSIPVCSDVNIPDANFKTYLIGNSNINTNGDNEIQCTEASSFNGDMFLNALNISDLTGIEQFPLLNTLRCKNNNLTTIDVSSNTNLTLLDCSNNLLTTLDVTSNVDLAVLRCHYNSLSTINTSFNSDLTELSCVSNNLTGLDLTNNLDLYSLNFAQNALTTLDVSFNTSLNILACMDNSITNLDVSLNTGLGFLNCENNELSALNVANGNNSDIFGGVNALGNSNLNCIQIDTGFTPTANWQKDAAATYSDNCPTLSVANFELAHVALYPNPTTSVLNIKTKGNLKQATIYSVLGVKILETASKNITTLNLKSGMYLISIEDENGSISTKRFIKN from the coding sequence ATGAAAAACAAATTACTTTTATTATTCACACTAATATCAACATTAAGCTATGCTCAAACTTATACTTATGATTGGAGTTCAGTCTCATTTAATGGAAGCATTTCTGTAAGTCAAAATGTTGCAGGAGTACAAGCTGAGTGTACCAATTCTTCAAATACTGTAGAAGTGCTTAATGGAGGAGGATACGCAGGATCTAATGGGAATATTATAACTTCTACAGGAAACGTTAACTCTATGACAGTTACATTTAGTGATCCAATAAACGTTCAATCCATATTTGCTTTTGATGGAAATGGTGTTGCAGGTAACTGGACATTCTGGCCAGCAGGAGGAACAAACTCTAATGTTACGCAAAGTATAGCTGCATCAGTAGGAAGTACCATAAATGTAGGTTGGACAAATGTTACCAGCTTTACAATTACAAAGAGTAATGGTGTAGCGAGATTTTCAATAGATGATATTGTATTTTCTATTCCTGTATGTAGTGATGTAAATATACCAGACGCAAATTTTAAAACCTATTTAATAGGTAATAGTAACATTAATACCAATGGAGATAACGAAATACAATGTACAGAAGCTTCTAGCTTTAATGGAGACATGTTTCTTAATGCTTTAAATATCTCTGATTTAACAGGTATTGAACAGTTTCCGCTACTAAACACATTACGTTGTAAGAATAATAATTTAACAACTATAGATGTATCATCAAATACAAATTTAACGCTTTTAGATTGTTCTAATAACTTGCTAACGACGCTAGATGTAACAAGTAATGTAGATTTAGCTGTTTTAAGATGTCATTATAATTCTTTATCAACTATAAATACATCTTTTAATTCAGACTTGACCGAGTTAAGCTGTGTGTCTAATAATCTTACAGGTTTAGATTTAACTAATAATTTAGATTTGTATAGTCTAAATTTTGCTCAAAACGCGTTGACAACTCTAGATGTCTCTTTTAATACATCTTTAAATATTTTGGCTTGTATGGATAATTCGATTACCAATTTAGATGTTTCATTAAATACTGGGTTAGGTTTTTTAAATTGTGAAAACAATGAGTTGTCTGCTTTAAACGTCGCAAACGGTAATAATTCTGATATTTTTGGAGGCGTTAATGCTTTAGGTAATTCTAACCTAAATTGTATACAAATAGATACGGGTTTTACACCAACAGCAAATTGGCAAAAAGATGCAGCTGCAACTTATAGTGATAACTGTCCTACTCTTAGTGTTGCTAATTTCGAGTTAGCTCATGTCGCATTATATCCAAATCCAACAACGTCAGTTTTAAATATTAAAACTAAGGGCAACTTAAAACAAGCAACTATTTATTCTGTTTTAGGAGTTAAGATTTTAGAAACAGCATCAAAAAATATAACCACATTAAATTTAAAAAGCGGTATGTATTTAATTTCAATTGAAGATGAAAACGGAAGTATTTCAACAAAACGATTCATTAAAAATTAA
- a CDS encoding T9SS type A sorting domain-containing protein, with protein sequence MKTRLLFIYTFFNMLIGINAQNVNIPDVNFKAALVANNNININNDAEIQVSEASAYTGTISVSNLNIQDLTGIEAFTEIISLQAFGNSSLTSINVSQNTKLTQLLIEQTGVSGILDLSMLAFLVDFKGHTTAITAINMENGNNSNVTRFNVVNSTVTCVQIDAGFTPNSNWDVPASASYNASCPALLSVEEFKLDLVSLYPNPTISVLNIKINRELKKATIYTVLGMKVLETTSKKITISNLKTGMYLIEIQDEIGNISTKRFIKQ encoded by the coding sequence ATGAAAACAAGATTACTATTCATTTATACTTTCTTCAATATGCTAATAGGTATAAATGCTCAGAATGTAAACATACCAGATGTAAATTTTAAGGCAGCTTTAGTTGCTAATAATAATATAAATATAAATAATGATGCAGAAATACAAGTAAGTGAGGCAAGTGCATATACAGGAACTATTTCTGTTTCAAATTTAAATATTCAAGATTTAACAGGAATTGAAGCTTTTACAGAGATTATATCTTTACAGGCTTTTGGCAATTCATCACTTACAAGTATTAATGTTAGTCAAAACACAAAACTTACACAATTGCTTATAGAGCAAACTGGTGTTTCTGGAATTTTAGATCTAAGTATGCTTGCATTTCTTGTAGATTTTAAAGGACACACTACAGCTATTACAGCTATAAATATGGAAAATGGAAATAATAGTAATGTTACTCGTTTTAATGTTGTAAATAGTACTGTTACTTGTGTGCAAATAGATGCAGGTTTTACGCCTAATTCTAATTGGGATGTTCCTGCTTCTGCAAGTTATAATGCAAGTTGTCCAGCATTGCTAAGCGTAGAGGAATTTAAGTTAGATTTAGTGTCTTTATATCCAAACCCAACAATTTCTGTTTTAAATATTAAAATAAATAGGGAATTAAAAAAAGCAACTATTTATACTGTTTTAGGGATGAAAGTTTTAGAGACAACATCAAAAAAAATAACAATATCAAACTTAAAAACAGGTATGTATTTAATTGAAATTCAAGATGAAATAGGAAATATCTCAACCAAACGTTTTATTAAACAGTAG
- a CDS encoding DUF423 domain-containing protein, with protein sequence MTQEIIIATGTFFGMLSVIFGAFGAHALKKILSNEQLHSFDVGVKYQMYHAIVLLVLGFNSKNVTSTIYWCFTLGIILFSFSIYGLILSDAKGKKLRFLGPITPLGGLLLVIGWLLLLINAF encoded by the coding sequence ATGACACAAGAAATTATAATTGCTACAGGTACCTTTTTTGGAATGTTATCTGTAATATTTGGAGCCTTTGGCGCTCATGCTCTAAAAAAGATTTTATCTAACGAGCAGTTACATAGTTTTGATGTTGGCGTAAAATACCAAATGTATCATGCTATTGTTTTATTAGTTTTAGGTTTTAATTCTAAAAATGTAACCTCTACAATATACTGGTGCTTTACACTAGGTATTATACTATTCTCTTTTAGCATTTACGGATTAATTTTATCTGATGCTAAAGGAAAAAAACTTCGCTTTCTAGGACCTATTACTCCTCTTGGAGGATTACTTTTAGTAATTGGCTGGTTACTATTACTAATTAATGCTTTTTAA
- a CDS encoding class I SAM-dependent methyltransferase, whose amino-acid sequence MKKLFKLILNTIPRPLLIRLSYVARPILAFFLKGNTFTDPIDGKSFKSFLPYGYGEQRNNVLSPSTLSLERHRLLWLYLQNETDFFSAKKSVLHFAPEQCFLKRFKALDNLDYTTTDLLSPIADVKADICNLPFEDNSYDIILCNHVLEHIPDDTEAMRELFRVMKPGGYGIFQIPQDLSRTTTFEDDTITDKKERAKIFGQYDHVRVYGHDYFNKLREIGFMVNEEDYTARLTKEEISKYCLAQGEIIPIVYK is encoded by the coding sequence TTGAAAAAACTCTTCAAATTAATACTCAACACCATACCAAGACCGTTACTAATTAGGTTAAGCTATGTTGCACGACCAATTTTAGCTTTCTTTTTAAAAGGCAATACATTTACAGATCCAATAGACGGTAAAAGCTTCAAATCTTTTCTACCTTATGGTTATGGCGAACAACGTAATAACGTATTATCTCCTTCTACTTTATCTTTAGAAAGACACCGATTATTATGGTTGTATCTACAAAACGAAACCGATTTCTTTTCTGCTAAAAAAAGCGTACTTCATTTTGCTCCAGAACAGTGTTTCTTAAAACGTTTTAAAGCATTAGATAATCTTGATTATACTACAACCGATTTACTATCTCCTATTGCAGATGTAAAAGCAGATATTTGTAACCTTCCGTTTGAAGATAATAGTTACGATATTATTTTGTGTAATCATGTTTTAGAACATATTCCAGACGATACTGAGGCTATGCGAGAGCTGTTTCGCGTTATGAAACCTGGTGGTTATGGGATTTTTCAGATTCCTCAAGATTTATCTAGAACTACTACCTTTGAAGATGATACTATAACAGATAAAAAAGAACGTGCTAAAATATTTGGTCAATACGATCATGTGCGTGTTTATGGTCATGATTACTTTAATAAACTCAGAGAGATTGGTTTTATGGTAAATGAAGAAGATTACACTGCAAGACTTACTAAAGAAGAAATTAGCAAATACTGCTTAGCCCAAGGAGAAATTATTCCTATTGTTTACAAATAA
- the map gene encoding type I methionyl aminopeptidase, which produces MIIVKTREEIELMREAALVVSKTLGEVAKAVKPGVTTLELDKIAEECIRDQGAVPGFLGLYDFPNTLCMSPNSQVVHGIPNNTPLVEGDIISIDCGSIKNGFYGDHAYTFAVGEIDPETEKLLQVTKESLYLGIKELKVGNRVGDVGYAIQKYCEDHGYGVVRELVGHGLGRVMHEDPEMPNYGKRGRGKKFIEGMVVAIEPMINLGTQRIKQHRDGWTITTQDNKPSAHFEHDVAIIDGKPEILSTFAYVYEALGIVSNEEDEFRQKALVL; this is translated from the coding sequence ATGATTATAGTAAAAACAAGAGAAGAAATAGAACTAATGCGTGAAGCTGCACTTGTAGTTTCTAAAACTCTAGGTGAAGTTGCCAAAGCTGTTAAACCAGGTGTAACAACATTAGAATTAGATAAAATTGCAGAAGAATGTATTAGAGACCAAGGTGCAGTACCTGGCTTTTTAGGATTGTACGACTTTCCAAACACACTTTGCATGAGTCCTAATTCTCAAGTAGTACATGGTATACCTAACAATACACCTTTAGTAGAAGGTGATATTATTTCTATAGATTGTGGATCTATAAAAAATGGTTTTTATGGTGATCATGCTTACACTTTTGCTGTAGGCGAAATAGATCCAGAAACCGAAAAATTATTACAAGTTACCAAAGAGTCTTTATACCTTGGTATTAAAGAACTAAAAGTTGGTAATCGTGTTGGCGATGTTGGTTATGCAATACAAAAATATTGCGAAGATCATGGCTACGGTGTGGTAAGAGAATTAGTTGGACATGGATTAGGACGCGTAATGCACGAAGATCCAGAAATGCCAAACTACGGAAAACGTGGTCGTGGTAAAAAGTTTATTGAAGGTATGGTTGTTGCCATAGAACCTATGATTAATCTTGGAACACAACGCATTAAACAACATAGAGATGGTTGGACTATTACTACTCAAGATAATAAACCTAGTGCTCATTTTGAACATGATGTAGCGATTATAGATGGTAAACCTGAGATACTATCTACTTTTGCTTATGTTTATGAAGCTTTAGGTATTGTGAGTAATGAGGAAGATGAGTTTAGACAGAAAGCTTTAGTGCTTTAA
- a CDS encoding acetyl-CoA hydrolase/transferase family protein encodes MYSPIAAEEAVKVIKSNSRIYIQAAAAAPQSLIQAVSARHEELKGVEICHLHTEGAAPYANPEFRDSFHVNSFFIGKNVRHTLKAGNGSYTPVFLSELPSLFKRSIIDLDVAFIHVSVPDRHGYCSLGVSVEATLAAIDNATTVIAQINKYMPRTHGAGIIHVSEIDIFVENHQPLPGHAVVAPNAIEEKIGAYVANLIEDRSTLQMGIGSIPNAVLTRLTNHKDLGLHTEMFSDGVIDLILNNVITGNYKAINRGRALSTFLIGSQRLYDYVDDNPFVEMRASNYTNDVSIIKQNPKMVAINSAIEVDVTGQVCADSIGANMYSGVGGQMDFIRGASLSEGGKAIIALPSITSKGISRIVPALKPGAGVVTTRSHVHYVVTEYGVANLYGKTIKQRVKALVNIAHPDHRETIERSYFEMIGG; translated from the coding sequence ATGTATTCTCCAATAGCAGCAGAAGAAGCTGTAAAAGTAATAAAATCTAACAGTCGTATTTATATTCAAGCTGCAGCCGCAGCTCCACAATCTTTAATACAAGCTGTGTCTGCCAGACACGAGGAATTAAAAGGTGTAGAGATTTGCCATTTACATACAGAAGGTGCTGCCCCTTATGCTAACCCTGAATTTAGAGATAGTTTTCATGTTAATTCTTTTTTTATTGGAAAAAATGTGAGACATACTTTAAAGGCTGGAAATGGATCTTATACTCCTGTTTTTTTAAGTGAATTGCCTTCGTTGTTTAAACGCAGTATCATTGATTTAGATGTCGCTTTTATTCATGTTTCTGTTCCAGATCGTCATGGTTATTGCTCTTTAGGTGTTTCTGTAGAAGCAACTTTAGCAGCTATTGATAACGCAACAACTGTTATTGCACAGATTAATAAATATATGCCAAGAACTCATGGAGCTGGAATTATTCATGTTTCAGAGATTGATATTTTTGTAGAGAATCATCAACCACTTCCAGGTCATGCTGTTGTTGCTCCAAATGCTATTGAAGAGAAAATAGGTGCTTATGTTGCTAATTTAATTGAAGACAGAAGTACACTTCAAATGGGAATTGGAAGTATTCCAAATGCTGTATTGACAAGATTAACTAATCATAAAGATTTAGGATTGCATACCGAAATGTTTTCGGATGGCGTAATAGACTTAATTCTTAATAATGTTATAACAGGAAATTATAAAGCAATAAATCGTGGTCGCGCATTGTCAACTTTTTTAATAGGTTCTCAACGTTTGTACGATTATGTAGATGATAATCCTTTTGTAGAAATGCGTGCTTCAAATTATACAAATGATGTATCTATTATTAAGCAAAATCCCAAAATGGTAGCTATAAACTCTGCAATAGAAGTAGATGTAACAGGACAGGTTTGTGCAGATTCTATAGGCGCAAATATGTATTCTGGTGTTGGAGGTCAAATGGATTTTATAAGAGGAGCTTCTTTAAGCGAAGGAGGTAAAGCTATTATTGCTTTGCCATCTATTACAAGTAAAGGTATTAGTAGAATTGTTCCAGCTTTAAAGCCAGGAGCAGGAGTTGTTACTACACGTTCTCATGTACATTATGTCGTAACAGAATATGGTGTTGCAAACCTTTACGGTAAAACAATAAAACAGCGCGTAAAAGCATTAGTTAATATTGCACATCCAGATCATAGAGAGACAATAGAGAGGTCTTATTTTGAAATGATAGGTGGTTAA
- a CDS encoding BT0820 family HAD-type phosphatase has protein sequence MNISKRLIIAVDFDGTIVEDGYPGIGDERLFAFDTLKRLQADGHRLILWTYRHGKKLDEAVEYCKTNGIDFYAINRSFPEEENLDNASRKIHADLFIDDRNIGGILGWGEIYQMLTNEIPQPKQKKKKRWFKF, from the coding sequence ATGAACATTTCTAAAAGACTTATTATTGCTGTAGATTTCGATGGAACTATTGTGGAAGATGGCTATCCAGGAATTGGAGACGAGCGTTTATTTGCATTCGACACCTTAAAACGTTTACAAGCAGATGGACATCGTTTGATTTTATGGACCTATCGTCACGGAAAGAAATTAGATGAAGCTGTAGAATATTGCAAAACTAATGGTATAGATTTTTACGCTATAAATCGAAGCTTTCCAGAAGAGGAAAACCTGGACAACGCAAGCAGAAAAATTCATGCCGATTTATTTATAGACGATAGAAATATTGGAGGTATTCTTGGTTGGGGAGAAATATACCAAATGCTTACAAACGAAATACCTCAACCCAAACAAAAAAAGAAAAAAAGATGGTTTAAATTTTAA
- the gpmI gene encoding 2,3-bisphosphoglycerate-independent phosphoglycerate mutase translates to MNKKVILMILDGWGKSPDPKVSAIDNANTSFIDSLYTKYGHAQLRTDGLHVGLPEGQMGNSEVGHMNLGAGRIVYQDLAKINLAIENNTLAQEKVLVDAFNYAKAEGKNIHLLGLVSNGGVHSHINHIKALIDASESAGVKNTYIHAFTDGRDVDPKSGKGFVEDLENYTQNKNTEIASITGRYYAMDRDNRWERVKLSYDALVNGTGELSNNLTESIQKHYDADITDEFIKPIIKSNTKGLPLATIKEDDVVLFFNFRTDRGRELTDALYQNDHHEQNMHKLNLYYVTMTNYGDAFSGIHIIFDKDNITETLGEVLEKNNKTQIRIAETEKYPHVTFFFSGGREAPFKGESRILKNSPKVATYDLKPEMSAFELTDALVPELQKGEVDFVCLNFANGDMVGHTGSMPAAIKACEAVDTCVEKVVTTALENNYTVLLIADHGNCETMMNPDGSPNTAHTTNPVPIILIDNELKEIKDGVLGDLAPTILKLMGLEKPKVMTQESLV, encoded by the coding sequence ATGAACAAAAAAGTCATCCTTATGATACTTGATGGTTGGGGAAAAAGCCCAGACCCAAAAGTCTCTGCCATAGATAATGCCAACACATCTTTTATCGATAGTTTATATACAAAATATGGACATGCACAGTTAAGAACAGACGGTTTACATGTTGGTTTACCAGAAGGTCAAATGGGAAACAGCGAAGTTGGACACATGAATTTGGGTGCAGGACGTATTGTTTATCAAGATTTAGCGAAAATTAATTTAGCAATAGAAAACAATACTTTAGCTCAAGAAAAAGTATTAGTAGATGCTTTTAATTACGCTAAAGCGGAAGGCAAAAATATTCATTTATTAGGTTTAGTTAGTAATGGTGGTGTGCACTCTCATATTAACCACATCAAAGCATTAATAGATGCATCAGAAAGTGCAGGTGTAAAAAACACTTACATTCACGCCTTTACAGATGGTCGTGATGTGGATCCAAAATCTGGAAAAGGATTTGTTGAAGACTTAGAAAATTACACTCAGAATAAGAATACAGAAATAGCATCTATAACTGGTCGCTATTATGCAATGGATCGCGATAATCGTTGGGAACGTGTTAAACTTTCTTATGATGCTTTAGTTAATGGTACAGGTGAGTTATCTAATAACTTAACCGAAAGTATTCAAAAACATTATGATGCAGATATTACAGACGAATTTATAAAACCAATTATAAAATCGAACACTAAAGGACTTCCATTAGCTACAATAAAAGAAGACGATGTTGTTCTTTTCTTCAATTTTAGAACAGATAGAGGTCGTGAGTTAACAGATGCATTGTATCAAAACGATCATCACGAACAGAACATGCATAAATTGAATTTGTATTATGTTACAATGACGAATTATGGTGATGCATTTAGTGGCATTCATATTATTTTCGATAAAGACAATATCACAGAAACTTTAGGTGAAGTCTTAGAAAAAAATAACAAAACACAAATTAGAATTGCTGAAACTGAAAAATATCCTCACGTTACTTTTTTCTTTTCTGGTGGAAGAGAAGCACCTTTTAAAGGCGAATCTCGCATATTAAAAAACTCACCAAAAGTAGCAACTTACGACTTAAAACCAGAAATGAGTGCTTTTGAATTAACCGATGCCTTAGTACCAGAATTACAAAAAGGCGAAGTCGATTTTGTGTGTTTAAACTTTGCAAATGGTGATATGGTTGGGCACACAGGCTCAATGCCTGCTGCTATTAAAGCATGTGAAGCTGTAGATACTTGTGTAGAAAAAGTAGTAACAACTGCCTTAGAAAATAATTACACAGTTTTACTTATCGCAGATCATGGAAACTGTGAAACGATGATGAATCCAGATGGATCACCAAACACAGCACACACAACTAATCCTGTTCCAATTATATTAATTGACAACGAATTAAAAGAAATTAAAGATGGTGTTTTAGGCGACTTAGCTCCTACTATTCTAAAACTTATGGGTCTAGAAAAACCTAAAGTAATGACACAGGAAAGTTTAGTTTAA
- a CDS encoding M48 family metalloprotease, with amino-acid sequence MKRGGLKGRLLIGVAIAAFFLIKHYMSRETNPYTGKVQAISMTTDEEIQMGLASINQMAQQHGGLYPNEQYQALVDNVGNKLVNNSIAKDTPYKYEFHLLADANTINAFALPGGQICITYALFSKLKNEDQLAGVLGHEIGHVLGKHSAERIASSKMWQGLSTAGSVGADMGGIVNQIGNGTLLKNGRGDELESDELGVRFMMRAGYDPEEMIGVMQILKDAAGPNRQPEFSSSHPDPDNRIEHIRAAIEKYRRN; translated from the coding sequence ATGAAAAGAGGAGGACTTAAAGGACGATTATTAATAGGTGTGGCAATTGCTGCATTTTTTTTAATCAAACATTATATGAGCAGAGAGACAAATCCTTATACTGGAAAAGTACAAGCGATTTCTATGACTACAGACGAAGAGATACAAATGGGTCTAGCAAGTATAAACCAAATGGCTCAACAACATGGTGGACTATACCCAAACGAGCAATACCAAGCCTTAGTAGATAATGTTGGCAATAAACTAGTTAATAATAGTATAGCTAAAGACACACCTTATAAATACGAGTTTCACTTATTAGCAGACGCAAACACAATTAATGCCTTTGCTTTACCTGGTGGCCAAATATGTATAACCTATGCTCTATTCTCCAAATTAAAAAATGAAGATCAGCTCGCTGGTGTTTTAGGCCATGAAATTGGCCATGTATTAGGAAAGCATTCTGCCGAAAGAATTGCAAGCAGTAAAATGTGGCAAGGCCTAAGCACAGCTGGTTCTGTTGGTGCAGATATGGGAGGAATTGTTAACCAAATAGGAAACGGAACATTACTTAAAAATGGACGTGGAGACGAACTAGAAAGTGATGAACTTGGCGTACGTTTTATGATGCGTGCTGGTTACGATCCAGAAGAAATGATTGGTGTTATGCAAATTCTAAAAGATGCAGCAGGACCTAACCGCCAACCAGAGTTTTCAAGCTCTCATCCAGATCCAGACAATAGAATAGAACACATTAGAGCAGCTATAGAAAAGTATAGACGTAACTAA
- a CDS encoding M15 family metallopeptidase, with protein sequence MNKYFLIKLTTLIVIALSILPQLTFAQNTISAEELIGKGNPQLFGEGYKLREEAYIAFKKMQAEALKSNIKIGVVSSYRNFAHQKRIWERKFKSNQTKGLSPTINIDKIIEYSTIPGTSRHHWATDIDIYQTNVKQPRGLLLESNFHNNGAFCKLKEWMDIHAKDYGFYLVYTDLPNRKGFKYEPWHYSYKPLSSQYLKAYKQLDIAKILKTDKLLGSKNLTKVFITKYSVENILDINPEFL encoded by the coding sequence ATGAATAAATACTTTTTAATAAAACTCACAACATTAATTGTTATAGCTTTATCAATTCTTCCGCAACTTACTTTTGCACAAAACACTATTTCTGCTGAAGAATTAATAGGAAAAGGTAATCCCCAATTATTTGGAGAAGGCTACAAATTACGAGAAGAAGCTTATATAGCTTTCAAAAAAATGCAAGCCGAAGCTTTAAAAAGCAATATTAAAATTGGAGTCGTTTCAAGCTATAGAAATTTCGCCCACCAAAAACGTATTTGGGAACGCAAATTTAAAAGCAATCAAACTAAAGGACTTTCACCAACAATAAACATCGACAAAATAATAGAATACTCTACTATTCCTGGAACATCAAGACACCATTGGGCTACAGATATCGATATTTACCAAACCAACGTCAAGCAACCAAGAGGTTTATTGTTAGAAAGCAATTTTCATAATAATGGTGCTTTTTGTAAGCTTAAAGAATGGATGGATATTCATGCTAAAGATTATGGTTTCTATTTAGTTTATACCGATTTACCTAACAGAAAAGGTTTTAAATATGAACCTTGGCATTACAGCTATAAACCATTATCGTCTCAATATCTAAAAGCTTATAAACAATTAGATATTGCAAAAATTCTAAAAACAGATAAGCTCTTAGGAAGTAAAAATTTAACTAAAGTCTTCATTACCAAATACTCAGTAGAAAATATTTTAGATATTAATCCTGAATTTTTGTAA
- a CDS encoding GNAT family N-acetyltransferase has translation MSLKFEAINNSEIKIKQIKGLDTIPVRHAVLRKGKPIEACPIPQDDLESTFHFGLFYQNKLVGVCTFVIDQSHYFNDAKQYRLRAMGVLDNYQGLNFGKQLLNHGVVFLKEKNIGRLWFNARINAVNFYKNNGFETIGNIFDIPNVGDHYVMHKKL, from the coding sequence ATGTCTCTTAAGTTTGAAGCAATAAATAATTCTGAAATTAAGATTAAACAAATAAAAGGCTTAGATACTATTCCTGTAAGACATGCCGTATTACGAAAAGGAAAGCCAATTGAAGCTTGTCCAATTCCTCAAGATGATTTAGAAAGCACTTTTCATTTCGGCTTATTCTATCAAAATAAACTAGTTGGAGTTTGTACTTTTGTAATCGACCAATCGCATTATTTTAATGATGCCAAACAATATAGATTGCGTGCAATGGGTGTTTTAGACAACTACCAAGGCCTTAATTTTGGAAAACAACTATTAAATCATGGCGTCGTTTTTCTAAAAGAAAAAAATATAGGCCGCTTGTGGTTTAATGCTCGTATTAATGCTGTCAATTTTTATAAAAATAATGGGTTCGAAACAATTGGTAATATTTTTGATATACCAAACGTAGGCGACCATTACGTAATGCACAAAAAATTATGA
- a CDS encoding GNAT family N-acetyltransferase, whose product MAFSFKIIDKKDINTIIPLIQKLTKNANPEALLREGFAVMVEENYECAGVFDNEKLIGICGMWFQTRHYAGKSMEVDHVYIEDAYQGKGLGKTFFKWLYDYAKSKGCAISNLLEDQQYL is encoded by the coding sequence ATGGCTTTCAGCTTTAAAATTATTGATAAAAAAGATATAAATACTATCATTCCGTTAATTCAAAAATTAACAAAAAACGCAAATCCAGAAGCATTATTAAGAGAAGGTTTTGCTGTAATGGTTGAAGAAAATTATGAATGCGCTGGTGTTTTTGATAATGAAAAACTAATTGGTATTTGTGGCATGTGGTTTCAAACAAGACATTATGCAGGGAAATCTATGGAAGTAGATCATGTTTATATTGAGGATGCATACCAAGGTAAAGGTTTGGGTAAAACATTTTTTAAATGGTTGTACGATTATGCGAAGTCTAAGGGTTGTGCCATATCAAATCTCCTTGAAGACCAACAATACTTATAG